A genomic stretch from Erigeron canadensis isolate Cc75 chromosome 9, C_canadensis_v1, whole genome shotgun sequence includes:
- the LOC122581158 gene encoding protein transport protein SEC23-like: MSTTEMASTDPEGIDGIRMTWNAWPRTKMEASKCVIPIAASISPIRPHIHIPTNPYMPLRCKTCTCVLNPYARVDFPSLIWTCPFCFQRNHFPQHFSGISETNVPAELYPQYTTIEYDLPNHNYNERHTELQPPPVYIFVIDTCMIEEELGYAKSAVQQALEFLPENALVGLVSFGTQVQVYELGFGDMNKVYVFRGSKEIGKDQVLDQLGLGGGGRRIGGVPGQGFQNGAVPNSGYTRFLLPASDGAYIIHSLLEELGTDQWPVAPGNRSLRCTGVALSVAAGLLGACLPGTGARIVALVGGPCTEGPGSIVSKDLSDPVRSHKDLDKDAAPFYRKAVAFYETLANQMVSQGHVLDLFASALDQVGVSEMKVIIERTGGLVVLAESFGHSVFKGSFKRAFEKGEESLGLAHNGTLEINCSKDIKIQGIIGPCTSLEKKGPAVGSQPIGQGNTTKWKLCGLDKDTCLTVFFDISSSDKDPSGNVNPQLYLQTLTSYQNADGQSKLRVTTVTRRWVDGAGISEELMEGFDQETAAVVTARLVSYKMETEESFDATRWIDRNLIRLCSKFGDYRKDDPSSFSLNPSFSLFPQFMFNLRRSQFVQVFNNSPDETAYFRIMLNRESITNATVMIQPSLISYTFNSLPSPALLDVASISPDRILLLDSYFSVVIFHGMTIAQWRNMGYQNQPEHQAFAQLLQAPHDDAELIIRDRFPVPRLVVCDQHGSQARFLLAKLNPSATYNNDVASGMDVIFTDDVNLHVFYEHLQKLAVQSS; this comes from the exons ATGTCAACAACGGAGATGGCATCGACGGATCCAGAAGGAATCGACGGAATCCGAATGACGTGGAACGCTTGGCCACGGACAAAAATGGAAGCCAGCAAGTGTGTCATCCCAATTGCTGCTTCAATTTCTCCAATTCGTCCTCACATTCACATCCCAACTAACCCGTACATGCCTCTTCGCTGCAAAACTTGCACTTGTGTTCTTAATCCTTATGCTCGTGTTGATTTTCCTTCCCTTATTTGGACCTGCCCTTTTTGCTTTCAACGCAATCACTTCCCTCAACACTTTTCag GTATTTCTGAAACTAATGTACCTGCTGAATTGTATCCACAATACACTACTATAGAATACGACTTACCTAATCATAACTATAACGAGCGTCACACTGAATTACAACCGCCGCCGGTTTATATTTTTGTGATTGATACTTGTATGATTGAGGAGGAGTTAGGGTATGCTAAATCAGCAGTACAACAAGCGCTTGAGTTTTTGCCCGAGAATGCTTTGGTAGGGCTTGTTTCGTTCGGGACTCAAGTTCAGGTTTATGAGTTAGGGTTTGGTGATATGAATAAGGTTTATGTTTTCCGTGGATCGAAAGAAATCGGGAAAGATCAGGTTTTGGATCAATTAGGGTTAGGTGGAGGTGGTAGGAGAATTGGCGGTGTGCCTGGACAAGGATTTCAGAATGGGGCTGTACCGAATTCTGGTTATACGAGGTTCTTATTGCCTGCATCCGATGGTGCTTATATTATTCATTCG CTTTTGGAGGAACTAGGGACAGATCAATGGCCTGTTGCACCTGGTAACCGATCGTTAAGGTGCACTGGAGTTGCATTGAGTGTTGCGGCAGGTTTGCTTGGGGCTTGCTTGCCCGGTACAGGTGCTCGTATTGTAGCTTTAGTTGGGGGTCCTTGCACTGAAGGTCCTGGTTCG ATTGTATCCAAAGATCTCTCGGATCCGGTCCGTTCACATAAAGATCTGGACAAGGATGCGGCACCATTTTATAGAAAGGCAGTTGCATTTTATGAGACTCTTGCTAACCAGATGGTTAGCCAGGGTCATGTCTTGGACCTTTTTGCTTCTGCCCTTGACCAG GTTGGGGTTTCAGAGATGAAGGTCATTATTGAAAGAACTGGTGGCCTTGTTGTTCTAGCTGAAAGTTTTGGTCATTCAGTTTTTAAAGGCTCGTTTAAGCGTGCTTTTGAGAAGGGAGAAGAGTCGCTTGGCCTTGCTCATAA TGGTACGCTTGAAATCAATTGttcaaaagatataaaaattcaGGGGATTATTGGACCTTGCACATCTTTGGAAAAG AAAGGACCTGCTGTTGGAAGCCAGCCAATTGGGCAGGGAAACACTACAAAATGGAAGCTGTGTGGACTGGACAAAGATACTTGTTTGACTGTTTTCTTTGATATTTCATCAAGTGACAAAGATCCTTCAGGCAACGTAAATCCACAGTTGTATTTACAGACTCTTACGAG TTATCAGAACGCTGATGGACAATCTAAACTGCGAGTTACTACGGTTACTAGAAGATGGGTAGATGGTGCTGGTATTTCCGAG GAATTGATGGAGGGTTTTGATCAAGAGACTGCTGCTGTCGTAACGGCTAGATTAGTTTCATATAAAATGGAGACCGAG GAATCATTTGATGCAACAAGGTGGATAGATAGGAACCTCATTCGTCTCTGCTCTAAATTCGGTGATTATCGGAAGGATGATCCGTCCTCGTTTTCTTTAAATCCCAGTTTCTCATTGTTCCCTCAGTTTATGTTTAATCTTCGAAGATCACAGTTTGTGCAG GTGTTTAATAATAGTCCAGACGAAACTGCTTATTTTCGCATCATGTTAAACCGAGAGAGTATTACAAACGCTACTGTTATGATCCAACCTTCATTAATTTCATATACATTTAACTCACTTCCTTCACCAGCATTGCTTGATGTGGCATCAATTTCACCTGATCGAATCCTTTTGCTAGATTCATACTTTAGTGTAGTAATTTTCCATGGCATGACAATTGCTCAATGGAGGAACATGGGCTACCAGAATCAGCCAGAACATCAA GCATTTGCACAGTTGTTGCAAGCTCCACATGATGATGCTGAGTTGATTATACGTGATCGATTTCCTGTCCCAAGATTAGTGGTGTGTGATCAGCATGGTTCTCAG GCTAGGTTCTTATTAGCCAAGTTGAATCCATCAGCAACATACAATAATGACGTGGCTTCTGGAATGGATGTTATCTTCACAGATGATGTGAACCTTCACGTGTTCTATGAGCATCTACAGAAGCTGGCAGTACAATCTTCTTGA